The proteins below are encoded in one region of Halalkalicoccus jeotgali B3:
- a CDS encoding 6-pyruvoyl trahydropterin synthase family protein yields MYTVTVSRDFVAQHFLTVPDPGPEGEVHSHYYDLAAECEGPGLNEYGYLLDIDDLTAALDAIEDRYRDRLLNDLAEFSGLNPSVEHFSRIVADRLAEDLDAPEVETLRVRIREDDVAWAAYERTV; encoded by the coding sequence ATGTACACCGTCACCGTCTCGCGCGATTTCGTCGCTCAGCACTTCCTCACGGTCCCGGATCCCGGTCCCGAGGGCGAGGTCCACTCCCATTATTACGACCTCGCCGCCGAATGCGAGGGCCCCGGGCTCAACGAGTACGGCTACTTACTCGACATCGACGACCTGACCGCCGCGCTCGACGCGATCGAGGACCGCTACCGCGATCGACTCCTGAACGACCTGGCCGAGTTCTCGGGACTGAACCCGAGCGTCGAGCACTTCTCGCGGATCGTCGCCGACCGACTGGCCGAGGACCTCGACGCTCCCGAGGTCGAGACGCTTCGCGTGCGGATCCGCGAGGACGACGTCGCGTGGGCGGCCTACGAGCGAACGGTATGA
- a CDS encoding glycosyltransferase family 4 protein: MNVGLVVYGDLEPRSGGYRYDRRLVEGLRERGDRVEVVSLPETSRARAFTQNLSRRVVRDLDRPFDVLLQDELCHPSLVGLNRRIDREYPIVSIVHHLRASEHSGLRRRLSRELERAYLSTVDAVVCNSRHTRAAVAELTAAPGLIAWPGVDRFAGLPTDAEITARARRDPFEVVFVGNLLPRKSLDALVRGLARVGGDWHLTVVGTAGDPAYAAEVRDLVRERGFANRVDFTGWLDDGELAARLGSAHLLAVPSTHEGFGMVYLEGMAFGLPALAAASGGASDLVTEGRTGHLIDPSDERAITTTVEALASDRDRLAAMSLAARRRFERHPTWDATVDRVRAFLEHRIARSGQSPA, translated from the coding sequence ATGAACGTCGGGCTGGTCGTCTACGGCGACCTCGAACCCCGATCGGGGGGCTATCGCTACGACCGCCGACTCGTCGAGGGACTCCGGGAACGCGGGGATCGCGTTGAGGTGGTTTCGCTGCCCGAGACGAGCAGGGCGCGCGCGTTCACACAGAACCTCTCGCGACGGGTCGTGCGCGACCTCGATCGCCCGTTCGACGTGCTGTTGCAGGACGAACTCTGTCACCCCTCGCTGGTGGGGCTGAACCGCCGGATCGACCGCGAGTACCCGATCGTCTCGATCGTCCACCACCTCCGGGCCAGCGAGCACTCGGGGCTCCGTCGTCGCCTCTCGCGCGAACTCGAACGCGCGTACCTCTCGACGGTCGATGCCGTCGTCTGCAACAGCCGACACACCCGGGCGGCGGTCGCCGAACTGACCGCCGCGCCGGGGCTCATCGCGTGGCCCGGCGTCGACCGGTTCGCGGGGCTCCCGACCGACGCGGAGATCACGGCGCGCGCTCGACGGGACCCCTTCGAGGTCGTCTTCGTCGGCAACCTGCTCCCCCGAAAAAGCCTCGATGCGCTGGTCCGCGGACTGGCGCGCGTCGGGGGCGACTGGCACCTCACCGTCGTCGGCACGGCGGGCGACCCCGCGTACGCCGCCGAGGTCCGCGACCTCGTTCGTGAACGGGGGTTCGCCAACCGCGTCGATTTTACGGGCTGGCTCGACGACGGCGAACTCGCCGCGCGCCTCGGATCGGCCCACCTCCTGGCCGTGCCCTCGACCCACGAGGGATTCGGCATGGTCTATCTGGAGGGGATGGCCTTCGGGCTGCCCGCGCTCGCAGCCGCCTCGGGCGGGGCCAGCGACCTCGTCACGGAGGGACGCACCGGCCACCTCATCGATCCAAGCGACGAACGGGCGATCACAACGACGGTCGAGGCGCTCGCGAGCGATCGCGACCGGCTCGCCGCGATGAGCCTCGCCGCCCGCCGACGTTTCGAGCGCCATCCCACGTGGGACGCTACGGTCGATCGCGTTCGGGCGTTTCTCGAACACCGGATCGCCCGCTCAGGTCAGTCCCCCGCGTAG